GCCGGGAGGAGCGCACCGATGAAGAAGCTGCTGGACGATCCCGAGAACGCCGTCGACGACTCCCTCACCGGGTTCGCCGCGGCGCACGCCGACGTCGTCGAGGTCCACGGGCTGCACGGCAGCGGCCCCGTCTACGTGACCCGCGCGGGCGGGGCTGTCGAGGGCAAGGTCGGTCTGGTCTCCGGCGGCGGGTCCGGGCACGAGCCGCTGCACGCCGGGTTCGTCGGCGACGGCATGCTCGACGCCGCCGTCCCCGGCGCCGTCTTCACCTCGCCGACGCCGGACCAGATCACCCCGGCCATCCAGGCCGCCGACGCCGGCCGCGGCGTGCTGGCCATCGTGAAGAACTACACGGGCGACATCCTCAACTTCGAGACCGCCGTCGAGCTCGCCGAGGCCGAGGACGTCGAGGTCGCCACCGTCGTCGTCAACGACGACGTCGCCGTCGAGGACTCCCTGTACACGGCCGGACGCCGCGGCGTGGCGGGCACCGTCATGGTCGAGAAGATCGCGGGCGCAGCCGCGGTCCGGGGCGACGACCTGGCTGCGGTCACGGCGGTCGCCGAGAAGGTCATCGCCAACGTGCGCTCCATGGGCGTGGCGCTCGAGGCCTGCACGGTGCCGCACGTCGGCAAGCCGTCCTTCGACCTCGCCGAGGGGGAGATCGAGATCGGCATCGGCATCCACGGCGAGCCTGGCCGGCATCGCGTCCCGATGGCGTCCGCCACCGAGATCACGAGGCTGCTGGTCGACCCGATCCTGGCCGACCTGGACCTCGCCGCGGGGGAGCGAGTGTTGCTGTTCGTCAACGGTATGGGCGGCACCCCGCAGTCCGAGCTGTACGTGGTCTATGGTCGAGCGCGCACGCTCCTGGAGGAGCGCGGCGTGACCGTCGCGCGCTCGCTCGTCGGGAACTACGTGACCTCCTTGGAGATGCAGGGCGCGTCGGTCACCGTGCTGCGGCTGGACGACGAGC
The Xylanimonas cellulosilytica DSM 15894 DNA segment above includes these coding regions:
- the dhaK gene encoding dihydroxyacetone kinase subunit DhaK → MKKLLDDPENAVDDSLTGFAAAHADVVEVHGLHGSGPVYVTRAGGAVEGKVGLVSGGGSGHEPLHAGFVGDGMLDAAVPGAVFTSPTPDQITPAIQAADAGRGVLAIVKNYTGDILNFETAVELAEAEDVEVATVVVNDDVAVEDSLYTAGRRGVAGTVMVEKIAGAAAVRGDDLAAVTAVAEKVIANVRSMGVALEACTVPHVGKPSFDLAEGEIEIGIGIHGEPGRHRVPMASATEITRLLVDPILADLDLAAGERVLLFVNGMGGTPQSELYVVYGRARTLLEERGVTVARSLVGNYVTSLEMQGASVTVLRLDDELEQLWDAPVRTAAMHW